The Actinomycetes bacterium genome includes the window TCCGCTGGCTGACCAGGACCACCGCGACGCCGAGCGCACCACCAACGCGATGCAGCGGCATCGTGGCGACCTGTCAGCCGAGATCGAACGGCTCGAGGCCGAACAGGACGAGCTGCTCGACCGCCTGTCGGACCAACAGGGCTGACGCACTCCGGTCCCGCCCGCCCTGCACGGCGCCGTCCATCACCGAACCCGAGTGATCGGTGCCACCCATCGCCGATCGCCGGCCGCTCCGCAAGGCCCGACTCCGTCGCGCCCGGCGCTAGGATGGGTGCGCCGTCGCCGACCAGGCGGGGCCGAGCAACCACACGTAGCTGATTCCCGGTCGGTTCAACGGCGGGACGAGACAGAACAACAGGAAGGCAACGGTGCCAACCCGGGTCGTCGTCGCTGAGGACGAAACCATCATCCGAATGGACCTGCAGGAACTCCTGCAGGAGGAGGGCTACGAAGTCGTGGGCGAGTCCGGCCGCGGCGACGAGGCGCTCGCCATGATCCAAAAGGAGCATCCCGATGTCGCCCTGCTCGACATCAAGATGCCGGGCATGGACGGCATCTCCGTTGCCCGCCGTGTCAATGCCGACCGGCTCTGCGCAGTTGTGCTGGTTACCGCCTTCTCCCAGCGGGAGCTGATCGAGGAGGCCACCGACGCCGGTGTGCACGGCTATGTGGTGAAGCCGTTCGAGCGCCACGACCTCGTGCCCGCCATCGAGGTGGGTCTCGCCAGGTTCGCAGCCGAGAAGTTGCTGTCCGAACAGGTCGCCAGCGCCGAGGAGCGCCTGGAGGTGCGCAAGGTCGTCGACCGCGCCAAGGGCCGGCTGATGGATGTCAACGGGCTCAACGAGCAGGACGCGTTCGGGTTCATCCAGCGCACCGCCATGAAGTCGCGCCGCCAGATGAGAAACGTCGCCGAGGACATCCTCGCCGGCACCCTCACGCCCCCCGCCTGAGTTCTGCCATCGGGACTGCCGTGGCCGCCGGTGCCCCGCGCATGGTGCGCGCAGCGCCGACAGTGAGCGCAGATTCGCGCGTCACCCCCAACCGGTAGGGTCCGGGCCGTGTCAAAGGTGATGTTGATCGACGGAAACTCCCTCACGTACAGGGCGTTCCACGCGCTGCCGACCGACCTGCAGACGTCCTCGGGGCAGGTCACCAATGCGGTGTTCGGGTTCACCTCGATGCTCCTCAACCTCGTGCGTGACCACAGGCCCGACCGGGTGGTGGTCACCTTCGATCGCCCGGAGAAGACCTTCCGCCATGAGATGGTGACCACCTACAAGGCCAATCGCGACGCGGCGCCCGACATTCTTCGCGAGCAGATGGGACTGGTGCGCCAGGTGGTCGAGACCTTCGCCCTGCCGATGGTGAGCATCGCGGGCTACGAGGCCGACGACGTGATCGCCACACTTGCCACCTCGGCCGCGGCCCGGGGCGACGATGTCGTGATCGTCACCGGCGACCGGGACAGCTACCAGCTCGTGCAGGACCCACACATCAAGGTGCTCTACAACAAGCGCGGCGTGTCCGACTACGCGCTCTACGACGAGGCGGGCATCGAGGAGCGCACCGGCGTGG containing:
- a CDS encoding response regulator, whose translation is MDLQELLQEEGYEVVGESGRGDEALAMIQKEHPDVALLDIKMPGMDGISVARRVNADRLCAVVLVTAFSQRELIEEATDAGVHGYVVKPFERHDLVPAIEVGLARFAAEKLLSEQVASAEERLEVRKVVDRAKGRLMDVNGLNEQDAFGFIQRTAMKSRRQMRNVAEDILAGTLTPPA